In Bactrocera neohumeralis isolate Rockhampton chromosome 5, APGP_CSIRO_Bneo_wtdbg2-racon-allhic-juicebox.fasta_v2, whole genome shotgun sequence, the genomic window atttggaaaacttcatttgcccatgaaaggacactggtttcaggacatttcagctatccaaaaggcgacgaccgatattctcgaagagatttccaaaaaaaatgttttggaaaTCTGGCCTTTTTTTCTATTAGTGTACTACCTAACTTGAAAACAAAAGAGGACAATTTCAGCGGCACTAACCGCGGAGATCTTCTCAcccataaaaataattactcacatatgtatctaaaaaaattttcagtagcTTTCGTTATCGAGAGAAACTCTAATAATATTGAAACATCAACAAtgcttcttttttatttttagcactTAAGTGTATTTATTACTAATAATAACCCCAAAAGACTTACATACAAAGATCTGAAGGCAATTGGAGATAAATGGTTTTAATGAATGTGCGCTCCTTTTTTCAACTGCAACTCAACAAGCATTGTTTCAGTGTAAAGTTTTGtgcaaaaaatcttaaaaagaaaattaattaatgtaagTAAGCAGGCATTGACACAAATTGCATTATTAAAGCAATGACATGAAAAAGGGCAATTAAAAGCTTGCGCACGGGTCTGTTATATAAAGCGAAACGCCTGTGATGCGCTCCGCCAGTTTCCAAGCTAAATTGCCGCTGGATAAAAGGAAAATATCTAAGAGTTTTTGAAAACAAGCATAAGAAACTCATTTACGTATACAATTTTCACGCTTTAGCGTGTTTAAACAGCATCATTTAAGGCCGTTGCACTGCGGTGCCCCTCAGTAGTCTTCGGGTCAATGTGAGTGGGAAGATACGGTTGATAACTTAATTAATTACGCAGCAACAAGTGTCTCAGAAGTGCTATTTATAAATCATTATTAcgaattactttgcatatcaATCGTCTTAGTAAAACCGGCTGCTAGCGAAGGATGCCGCTGCCGCTGTTGGAAGCTCAGTGCGCCGCACAGAGCATTGGTCCCTTCAATACTATGGTCAGCGCGTTAATACAAGCGCTGCTCGCGGCCCAATGCGCTATCTCGCCACCCGAGTTGTGGCCACCGGACTACGCGAATGCATTGCTGGGACGCACTCAGGCAGATGAGTATGATTTTGTGGTGGTTGGCGCAGGTTCGGCGGGTTCAGTAATAGCCAGTCGGTTAAGCGAGAATCCAGCGTGGAAAGTGTTGGTGTTGGAGGCAGGCGGTGATCCGCCGCAAGAATCTGAGGTgcgcatatacaaaaattagaatagaaCAGCTCTCTTATCGCCCACATTCTCATACATAGGTGCCCGgcgttttattttctttggagCACACAAATGTCACTTGGAATTACTTGACTGAGTATAGCAACAAGGCCTGCTGGGGTTTGGTTGATCGGCGCTGTTATTGGCCGCGTGGTAAAATGATTGGTGGTTCGGGTGGTGTTAATGGTATGCTATATGTGCGTGGGCATCGCGGTGATTACGACAGCTGGGCTCAGGCCGGTAATACAGGTTGGGGTTGGAACGATGTGCTGCCGTATTTTGAACGTTCCGTGCACCCATTAGGTAATGATACGCATCCGCGGGGTTATGTAACACTCAGTGCATTTCCAGTCAACGATCCGGATATAGAACAAATGATCTATGCAGGCACCGCAGAACTGGGCATACCACGTGTACACTTATTCACCGACGGCAGTGAGACCGGATACTCCAACTTACCGGGTACAATAATGAATGGGCGTCGCATGAGTCCAAGCAAGGGGCATTTGGCGAGTGTTGCTAAGCGCCCAAACTTGCAAGTGATTAAAAATGCACACGTGACCAAACTGAATTTCGACAAGAGTGGTAGAAATGTACGCTCCGTTAGCTTCACTGTGCGAAATGAGAGAAAAATGCGCGTGAGTGTTGGTAAGGAGCTGGTTTTGTCGGCGGGTGCAATTGAATCGCCAAAACTTTTAATGCTGTCTGGCGTTGGACCGGCAGCGCACTTGAAGACAATGCAGATACCACTTGTGCATGATTTGCCAATCGGTGATAATCTGAATGATCACGCGCAGGTTGTGACTTTCTTAAAACTGAACGAAGGTCTAGCATATAAACTTACGCCTCAAGATAGCTTCGATAGCACATACAATTATCTCATACATCGTAGCGGACCGCTAACATCACACGGCACAGCCTCACTCACCGGTTTCGTCAACACGCTTAAGAATAGCCCTTATCCTGACGTAGAATTTCATCATTTCATTGTGCGTCGTGGCGATTTCGCTGGCCTGGAAATATTTCTCCACGGTCTTAGCATCAACGATTACTTTAAGGCACAAATACGCAGCGCTATTGAGCTTTCCGATATTTTGGGCATGTTTAATATACTCTCAACACCAAAATCCAGCGGAAATTTACGGCTGCGCAGCGCGGATTACAAGGATTCTCCAATATTAACACACAACTACTTCAATGATGCGGAAGATGTGGCCACGTTACTGCGCGCCATACGCTTCCAAGAGCAACTATTGAAGACCGCAGCCTATAGAGCAATGAATGCTAGCCTAGTACTGCCCACAATCGCTGAGTGCGACGCTTTTGGCTTGCAGAGCGATGCTTATTGGCGttgttacataaaatatttctcttcCACCACCTATCATCAGTCGGGCACGGTGAAAATGGCGCCCGCAACCGATGACACCAGCTGTGTGGATCCACGTTTAAGTCTACGCGGTGTGAACAATTTGCGTGTGGTCGATGCTAGCATAATGCCCAAAGTGCCCAGCGCAAATACAAATGCGGCTACGATTATGATTGCCGAAAAGGCAGCCGACTTCATTCGACAGGATTGGCTTGATGTGTGGCAGCCCTTCTACTAATcccgtatttttatttaaataacaggTGAGATGTGAACACACCATATAAACGTTGAGAAAAAGAGAATGAAGACCGTAGATAAAGCAAGGCATACAAAGCATTACTCTAAATGATGTTATATAATCTTTTTCGGGAGAAAAATATGTGTAATATCAGATCTATTTAATAAATGACGAAATGAAAGTTGAGTTTTACAAAAAAGATAATTTGATGGATTTAAGTGAAACGTAGTTAAGCACTACTAagtctaaaatatatttactataagaaaaagtgtttgaaaaatttagatTGGGAGGGTACGCAGCGCGGCCATCGGTGTATTGTGACCTCTGATTCTTTCATAGGTTTTCGTTTAATCCTACAGCCCTTGGAAAATTTAGGAGGTTTGAAGGGTTGATGTATTTAATGTGACTTTTCTGAGGCTGCATGACTCCTCGAGGCGGCAGCCTACTTTTAGCCTCAGCATCCCATTCTAACAATAAGTATGTGCGCTTTTCCACACAGCTTACAGAAGCGACAAGTTTCGTCAAAGCTCATCCCTAAACTTTGCATAAATAGATAATAAATGAGGTTTGAGACTTAAGGTCTATTGTGCACTCCCCTAAGTCACAAAGACTCCCATAGCCCCAGAACATTGATGGATTCCAATATACGGCTAAATGATATTAAGGCGATCTGATCACTATTaagaaacatggatccaagggcctaaATCCTGTGCATTCTATCACCAGGTATTCGATTCTATCACCAGGTATTCGGGAGTTTCCGACACCATGTCGCAGTACCGGCAGTTTGCGGAATATATTAAGCCCATGttaaataagtgcttcttgagcttacaattTGTTGCTTGGGAGGTTGATTACGTTTTTAAACCGGCTGAGGCtgtaaccacccattagcaCTTCTGTGGAATGTTTGCGTAGTCTGCAATGTACTGTAAAAAGTTCTGttacttaataatattttttaatcttttggTGTTGTATATCATTACctctttcttattttcttttcctCATGTTTCTCTCGTGGGCAAGTTCGCACGTTTGTCTGCTATTTTCTTCAATATCTCTATGTCAACAAATCCAAAATAGCGGAACCTTATTTTGTCCGCCTACACGTCGTCCGAAGGCACGAAAACGcgccagctctgaaagtattcgacgcagtacccggcggCGAAAGCAGTGGAAGAGGAAGATTTctactccgttgaaaagaccagatGCAGAAGGAACTGGCTAGGCTTGGAatctcaaattggcgccaagcagcgaaaaagaagaaagcgCGCTGTTGAAAACTCGGCTATAGccgcgtagacaccgcttacaccaATAAATTAGAAGATTTTCGTTTGCCTACTGTAGACACATTCACATATCAAGTGCGATTTGATTGTGCATGATAATCTTGCTACCAGTGCAGCTTGGCTGCTACTGCAAATTACTACAGACTGACTTATAGTCATTCGATTAACCTCTGTGCGATGGCGAATAGTTCTGCTTGGAAAATGGTATATCACTCCTAACACCTGTGTGGTTTTATTTCTCTCTCTATCTGTAATCAATTTCCCAAAGCAACGCTgaatttgaaatcaaaatttattgtctCCGGTATTGCATCTTTATTGAAATTGGATAGATGAGATTATTCTCCTATTttgaagggggccgtcgccccgggcacaacgtcttgggggcggcaaaacgatcttcgctgttttttaatattcagaaaaaaaatttcaactaatttttttacaaaatttattacaaaagataaagagttgtacactcacaatgtaataatctgaataccaatgaaaaatattaatttttactcgaatactcttcagtctttgaatttgtcttatatctttcttaaaaatagtgattgAACGGaggcacttttctagctttggtcgctgcaaaatcacatatcatatcattgtaatttaaagttgaagcagtttcacattctattgagagaatcgcaagattggacagtctactctgactcatggtcgatctcaagtaagatttgatcaatttaagtttgctaaaagatctttcacaaaatgcaactgatacaggtatagtgagtagtattcttaaagctgtcgctaacgtcttgtaggcttccagtcccattgaagaaatgtataataaaactttttctggcgaaaatccaatttgttcTTCGTTTTTCTTCGCTCTCTTTAATAAAAGTAGGACGTCTTGGATGTCACTGTATAAATCTTCGTTATCCAAGTCATCTGGATAGGATTCGGCAAGTTGCTggcatttttcattaatttcgaCGAGTTTGTCGTTGTATGAGTCTCTGGTTAGTtctataatttgttcaaaatcccaaagaaaaacaaaacggtCATTAAGCTTTTCCAAATTTGTGAAACGGGTGGATATTTCCATTGATAGCTTATCCAGAATTTCGATCATACAGCGACGCATTTCTTCTTCTGAATTCAAACCAGCATCTTCAGATATTTCCCCAGACATATTTCGCTTCTTCCGAATTCTCTTGATAATAGTAACACCCCACTGTTCACACTTATTTTTGGCTTTgacttctagttcctaaattttatatacttaatatcgaagatattttgtaaaaattcacttttgttccaaccacctcatgaaacttgtaggtagataaagggggcggcaaaacatccttggccccgggcgcccgaagttgtagctacgccactgctttCATTACATACATTTATCGGTTAAACTATCTTATGCTATTGGTGTAAGCTAGATTGaagttaaaactaaataaatgaaCTTTCCTAGGCattatttagtaaataaataaaattaagaaagagtTGAGTGAAGTGTAAACGTTGAAACTAAGCATAAATTTCACAGATTGACAGTAGTTGTCCATTCAAAATATAGTTGtttatttcgtaaaaattcACTTCAAGTCGGTACATGGATGAAATCACTGAAATAACTGAAGGCTTTCCCAAATATCGAGTTTGAGAAGTGCTTCGTAGATTAGAAGAAGTGCAAGCAGGTCGTATTATCGATTGTGGACTATTGACTTATGAAGGCGACAACATCAACGCAAAagaatgaataattatttttacaaaaacgacAAAACTGGTGTGTGATAAATGGGGAAAAGTCACTTTCCACGATTAAGAATGCAGAATGCTTGGAGAATCCTTAAAAGAAGCCTTTAGAAGTATGGGCACTAGCAATCGTTGGCAATAAAACAAATCTCTTTGAGCTACTTGAGTTTGGAGTTGAATTAAATGATCGACGATATAAAGAATATGCTAATTTATTCCcgctaaataaatttatttatattatttgcaatgaaaacacaaaaacaaatttcacagaTATACatcttcttatatataaaaataagttggctTTTTGTCTCTTCGCTATAGCTGACTAAACCGTTGCATGAAATGAGAAATGGCCTGAACCACTTTGACGGTAATCCAATAAGgttgtagaaaaaaattcaaaagttgttcatttttaaccgacttacgagcgaaaattaaaaaaaaaaattcattacttAGTAGTAACAGAtaatgttattcaaaatttatctaCACACTGTGCAACACACTGATAAGGGCGAGTCTGAAAGGTTCGAGCAAAATGTACAATACCAAGTGAAACATGTCtctctttgtttacattttttaacgTCCCGTTCGTACAGATTTGGtacttcatatggatttctcGTTACATTTGTGTTAAACGCACAGATAATTAGATAATTTACGTAAATTTCAATATGACGCGCACTGTAAATACGAATTAGGTGTAGCGATTTGACAAAAATGAAGCTCAACAGAACCCTAAAATGTAGTAAAATGAGTTTGAGGCTGCTGTGAAGCAAAACATTTTGTTACCAAATTGTACAAACTGAAAAATAGAGTAGAGAAATAATCtgcatgaatatttttaaagtttagaattttgttagaaagaaaaaagataatttaaaaatggtttatacCTGCAACGCAGCCTCGCTACCAAGCAAAAGCCTCTTGTTCAGCATAATAATTAAAACTTCGcatatttgtattataaaaataattaaaaagctgaatatctcgagaagtattaaagatagcgattttgacctcgaaactgttttatagcaaataaaatttcctacaagtttggcatgtacattttttctatagctcttgtcatttacgagatatatacaaaaaaatgcgaatttcatggaaaaatcaggtttagagccctgtactacctcgccggtgtgagtttcgactttgttgcCCGGGgtacttttgtagagtgaacaattctgagaaacatgcgtctaaagtcaaagcgatgccataaaatacctctgatctgtaggaatttaaagacaGAAAATCACGATCgtagtgtattttcaatggaaaatttttacaggccttggtccagtccttaatgttaatattaaagggcaaattttcagggaatttttttttggggtatttccaaggaaatttcgtgacgggactgaaaaaaattaataattcaaaaaaaaacaccctaatgtgtatattaggTTGTAATTAGTGCAAATTTAGTGTGTAAttgaagtaatatttttaaaaattttctatacaatgttCACAAGTGTTGATTAATTTCGCACAGGAGTTACTTGAACAATTACAGGCTTATCTTTAATCGAGCAGTCAGCTGTGCGGAAGGCAAAAACTGGTTTCTCAATTATAATCTTAATgtactaaattaatttggctATACGGCATTAATGCTTcatataattgtttttgatttataataaGCATGCGTGGGTTCGTGAACGAGCTGTTTTAGctgcaaaaaatattgatattcacGCTTTTAAATACAACGGTTATTGTCCGGCAAtgagaaattgttcaaatcgaacgATATTGTTACCGATCCTGATGAAGCAGTCAAATATTCTGTTGAATTTTTTGAAGTCGCTGGATTAACCTACGAATGCCACCACATAACTTGCGATTAAATATTGGCTCACCTATTGATTCCAAAAAATTGAAGTTATTTCGCATTAAAGAATAAGgaaattgatttattatttgtgattaaataatttgtttaatatccTAATACCTTAAA contains:
- the LOC126759420 gene encoding glucose dehydrogenase [FAD, quinone]-like, translated to MPLPLLEAQCAAQSIGPFNTMVSALIQALLAAQCAISPPELWPPDYANALLGRTQADEYDFVVVGAGSAGSVIASRLSENPAWKVLVLEAGGDPPQESEVPGVLFSLEHTNVTWNYLTEYSNKACWGLVDRRCYWPRGKMIGGSGGVNGMLYVRGHRGDYDSWAQAGNTGWGWNDVLPYFERSVHPLGNDTHPRGYVTLSAFPVNDPDIEQMIYAGTAELGIPRVHLFTDGSETGYSNLPGTIMNGRRMSPSKGHLASVAKRPNLQVIKNAHVTKLNFDKSGRNVRSVSFTVRNERKMRVSVGKELVLSAGAIESPKLLMLSGVGPAAHLKTMQIPLVHDLPIGDNLNDHAQVVTFLKLNEGLAYKLTPQDSFDSTYNYLIHRSGPLTSHGTASLTGFVNTLKNSPYPDVEFHHFIVRRGDFAGLEIFLHGLSINDYFKAQIRSAIELSDILGMFNILSTPKSSGNLRLRSADYKDSPILTHNYFNDAEDVATLLRAIRFQEQLLKTAAYRAMNASLVLPTIAECDAFGLQSDAYWRCYIKYFSSTTYHQSGTVKMAPATDDTSCVDPRLSLRGVNNLRVVDASIMPKVPSANTNAATIMIAEKAADFIRQDWLDVWQPFY